In Microbacterium maritypicum, the following are encoded in one genomic region:
- a CDS encoding ABC transporter ATP-binding protein, with the protein MKAIFSTYRDIMPNLPESARRYINTFVLLSALLAALDVAALMILAVSLSSMLAGSPVQLPVVGAIGPDGYIWIIVFVSGLIILKSTASLIMQWFATRRLASFELEIGDQLFQSYIHAPWIDRLQRNTTHLVRLADVGIANVTSGFLLPFMSLPALLTTSLLVVVVIVIMQPLTALVTVCYLGLIALLLYVVLSRRTVTAGRVNRDYSFRVAALMTDMVSALKEITLRNKSDEVARVVQADRSVSAKARANLNFLSSVPRFVLDAGIVGGFLLVGGAAMLFSGFEAAVSAIALFGVAGFRLVPSLTGFQSLVSMMTANIPHVEAVLRDIESSRRYRDNSEHIGHDPIVGTPTELNFHGVGFTFPNAPRPALADVTGSIPFGTRVGIVGASGAGKSTLVDLLLGLLTPTAGHIALGDQDLTDVMAAWRGRVGYVPQDVALFDATIAQNVALTWTDDFDETRVREALRKAQLLDVVEARADGIHGRVGDRGLQLSGGQRQRLGIARALYAEPLVLVLDEATSALDTRTEAAVTASIDALGAEITVISVAHRLSTIRHSDQVWFLREGEVRARGTFAEVIAQEPEFAHQAALAGLTKDPSDD; encoded by the coding sequence ATGAAAGCGATCTTCTCCACCTATCGCGACATCATGCCGAATCTCCCCGAATCGGCTCGTCGCTACATCAACACCTTCGTGCTGCTCTCCGCGCTGCTCGCCGCGCTGGATGTGGCAGCACTCATGATCCTGGCCGTTTCCCTGTCGTCGATGCTCGCCGGGTCGCCGGTGCAGCTGCCGGTGGTCGGGGCGATCGGCCCCGACGGCTACATCTGGATCATCGTGTTCGTCTCCGGGCTCATCATCCTGAAGTCGACGGCGTCGCTGATCATGCAGTGGTTCGCGACCAGACGGCTCGCCAGTTTCGAGCTCGAGATCGGCGACCAGCTCTTCCAGAGCTACATCCACGCACCGTGGATCGACAGGCTCCAGCGGAACACGACGCATCTCGTCCGTCTCGCGGATGTCGGGATTGCCAACGTCACGTCGGGCTTCCTGCTGCCGTTCATGAGTCTGCCCGCGTTGCTCACGACATCGCTTCTCGTGGTGGTGGTCATCGTGATCATGCAGCCGCTGACCGCGCTCGTGACCGTCTGCTATCTCGGACTCATCGCCCTGCTCCTGTACGTGGTGCTCTCACGCCGCACCGTCACCGCCGGGCGGGTGAACCGCGACTACTCTTTCCGGGTGGCCGCGCTGATGACGGACATGGTGTCCGCCCTCAAGGAGATCACGCTGCGCAACAAGTCTGATGAGGTCGCCCGTGTAGTGCAGGCGGATCGCAGCGTGTCGGCCAAGGCACGGGCGAATCTGAACTTCCTCTCCTCGGTGCCGCGCTTCGTCCTGGACGCGGGAATCGTCGGTGGCTTCCTGCTCGTGGGCGGTGCGGCGATGCTCTTCTCGGGATTCGAGGCCGCCGTCTCGGCCATCGCCCTCTTCGGCGTCGCCGGGTTCCGTCTCGTCCCCTCGCTGACCGGATTCCAGTCGCTCGTCTCGATGATGACCGCCAACATCCCCCATGTGGAGGCCGTGCTGCGCGACATCGAGTCGTCGCGGCGCTACCGCGACAATTCCGAGCACATCGGGCACGACCCCATCGTCGGGACTCCGACCGAGCTGAACTTCCACGGGGTGGGGTTCACCTTCCCCAACGCGCCCCGGCCGGCCCTCGCCGACGTGACCGGATCGATTCCGTTCGGCACCAGGGTCGGGATCGTCGGGGCCTCCGGGGCCGGGAAGTCGACACTCGTCGATCTGCTTCTCGGACTCCTCACCCCGACGGCAGGACACATCGCGCTGGGGGACCAGGACCTCACCGATGTCATGGCTGCGTGGCGCGGGCGCGTGGGATACGTCCCGCAGGACGTGGCGCTCTTCGACGCCACGATCGCACAGAACGTCGCCCTGACCTGGACGGATGACTTCGACGAGACCCGCGTGCGCGAAGCGTTGCGCAAGGCGCAGCTGCTCGACGTCGTCGAAGCCAGAGCGGACGGCATCCACGGACGCGTGGGCGACCGAGGGCTGCAGCTCTCCGGTGGCCAGCGCCAGCGTCTCGGCATTGCGCGCGCCCTCTACGCGGAGCCGCTGGTGCTCGTCCTCGACGAGGCCACGAGCGCCCTCGACACGCGCACGGAAGCCGCGGTGACGGCCTCCATCGATGCGCTCGGCGCAGAGATCACCGTGATCTCGGTCGCGCACCGGCTGTCGACGATCCGGCATTCGGATCAGGTGTGGTTCCTGCGCGAAGGAGAGGTCCGCGCTCGCGGCACCTTCGCCGAGGTCATCGCGCAGGAGCCCGAGTTCGCCCATCAGGCCGCGCTGGCCGGTCTGACGAAAGACCCGTCGGATGACTAA
- a CDS encoding glycosyltransferase — protein MSGSFVRRSAGRVLDALPEGVRLRIAGSRYGFDASDVPAPVVAPDGDVRLYIAPVNFAGQAFRWARAAELLPGVGAVNMQYRNPTGDFGFPADYALPTAVFLKSRRWQRAQFDAVVRGFSHVLVEAVRPIFGELFDGDVRKEVAAMKDAGLQVGLIAHGTDVRVPSVHRSDNPYSPFHGDEWDQTPLLEQSAQVRSALASSLALPTFYSTATLARHLPPARWLPVVVDPDRWASTEPPLTRAKPVVMHVPSSGIVKGTTAVREAAARLEAEGLIEYREAHAVPADEMPDLYRSADIVIDALRMGNYGVAAVEAMAAGRVVVTYLTDLAVGEAEEAGALPPCVFANPDTLEDALREICADPESFRTLAAQGPAFVRRVHDGRRSALALAGFLGVTAPWSEEVL, from the coding sequence ATGAGCGGTTCCTTCGTGCGTCGGAGCGCCGGCCGTGTCCTCGACGCGCTTCCGGAAGGGGTCCGGCTCCGTATCGCCGGTTCTCGCTACGGTTTCGACGCCTCCGACGTCCCCGCGCCTGTGGTCGCGCCGGACGGCGACGTCCGGCTGTACATCGCGCCGGTGAACTTCGCGGGGCAGGCGTTCCGGTGGGCGCGAGCCGCCGAGCTCCTCCCCGGGGTGGGCGCTGTGAACATGCAGTATCGCAATCCGACGGGCGACTTCGGCTTCCCCGCCGACTACGCACTGCCCACGGCCGTGTTCCTGAAAAGCCGCCGGTGGCAGCGTGCGCAGTTCGACGCTGTCGTGCGCGGCTTCTCCCATGTACTCGTGGAGGCGGTCCGCCCGATCTTCGGTGAACTCTTCGACGGCGATGTCCGGAAGGAGGTCGCCGCGATGAAGGATGCCGGCCTGCAGGTGGGGCTGATCGCCCACGGCACGGACGTGCGGGTTCCGAGCGTGCATCGGTCCGACAACCCCTACTCGCCCTTCCACGGTGACGAGTGGGACCAGACGCCCTTGCTGGAACAGAGCGCGCAGGTCCGCAGCGCACTCGCGTCGTCACTGGCCCTCCCGACGTTCTACTCGACGGCCACCCTCGCGCGACACCTGCCTCCGGCCCGCTGGCTCCCGGTCGTGGTCGATCCCGATCGCTGGGCCAGCACCGAGCCTCCGCTGACCCGGGCGAAGCCGGTCGTCATGCATGTGCCCAGCAGCGGAATCGTCAAAGGCACGACGGCCGTGCGCGAAGCAGCCGCGCGTCTCGAGGCCGAAGGACTGATCGAGTACCGGGAGGCGCACGCGGTGCCGGCGGACGAGATGCCTGATCTGTACCGCTCAGCGGACATCGTCATCGACGCTTTGCGCATGGGTAACTACGGCGTCGCCGCCGTGGAGGCCATGGCCGCCGGGCGCGTCGTCGTCACGTACCTCACCGATCTGGCTGTCGGCGAGGCGGAGGAAGCCGGTGCGCTTCCGCCGTGCGTCTTCGCGAACCCCGACACGCTGGAAGATGCTCTGCGCGAGATCTGCGCGGATCCCGAGAGTTTCCGCACGCTCGCAGCTCAAGGCCCCGCGTTCGTGCGCCGAGTCCATGACGGGCGGCGCTCGGCGCTCGCTCTCGCCGGTTTCCTCGGCGTGACCGCTCCCTGGAGCGAGGAAGTCCTATGA
- a CDS encoding Gfo/Idh/MocA family protein: protein MMTLRAGLLGVGMMGRHHARVLREIDGVELVAIADPGGDPHGVAGDLQILPDIEALIATGIDIAVVAVPTRFHEDAALKLAAAGVHTLVEKPIAHSVEAGQRMVDAFASAGLVGAVGHIERFNPAVQELRRRIEAGELGAVYQVVTRRQGPFPSRIADVGVAKDLASHDVDLTAWVVQSDYERIFAQTAFKSGREHEDMITITGRTTSGVIVNNIVNWLSPMKERLTVVTGEKGAFLADTSTGDLTFYANGTIPLEWESVSSFRGVSEGDVTRFAFAKREPLRVEHEAFRDAVLGQRTDVVTMEQGLRTLVVVEAALESARDGDSVRL, encoded by the coding sequence CTGATGACTCTGCGCGCAGGCCTGCTCGGCGTGGGGATGATGGGGCGTCATCATGCACGCGTCCTCCGGGAGATCGACGGCGTCGAACTGGTGGCGATCGCCGATCCCGGGGGCGACCCTCACGGCGTCGCCGGTGATCTCCAGATCCTCCCCGACATCGAAGCACTGATCGCCACGGGCATCGACATCGCCGTGGTCGCGGTCCCGACGCGATTCCATGAGGACGCAGCCCTGAAGCTCGCAGCCGCGGGTGTGCACACCCTGGTGGAGAAGCCGATCGCGCACAGCGTCGAGGCCGGCCAGCGCATGGTCGACGCATTCGCGTCGGCCGGTCTGGTGGGAGCCGTCGGTCACATAGAGCGTTTCAACCCCGCGGTCCAGGAACTGCGACGCCGCATCGAAGCCGGCGAACTCGGAGCCGTGTATCAGGTCGTCACGCGCCGGCAGGGGCCGTTCCCCTCGCGCATCGCCGACGTCGGGGTCGCCAAGGACCTGGCATCGCACGACGTCGACCTCACGGCGTGGGTCGTGCAGAGCGATTACGAGCGCATCTTCGCGCAGACGGCGTTCAAGAGCGGCCGCGAGCACGAGGACATGATCACCATCACGGGACGCACGACGTCGGGCGTCATCGTCAACAACATCGTGAACTGGCTGAGCCCCATGAAGGAGCGGCTGACGGTCGTGACGGGAGAGAAGGGCGCGTTCCTCGCCGACACCTCCACCGGCGACCTGACTTTCTACGCGAACGGGACGATTCCGCTGGAATGGGAGTCCGTCTCTTCGTTCCGCGGTGTCTCCGAAGGGGACGTCACCCGTTTCGCCTTCGCGAAGCGGGAGCCGCTGCGCGTCGAGCACGAGGCGTTCCGCGATGCCGTCCTCGGCCAGCGGACTGACGTCGTCACCATGGAGCAGGGCCTTCGCACACTGGTGGTCGTCGAAGCCGCACTCGAGTCGGCGCGCGACGGCGACTCCGTGAGGCTGTGA
- a CDS encoding DegT/DnrJ/EryC1/StrS family aminotransferase produces the protein MSEFIPPAKPIIGDEEREAVDRVLRSGMVAQGPEVAAFEQEFSAHFVPGRPSVAVNSGTAGLHLGLLAAGVGAGDEVIVPSFTFAATGNSVALTGGTPVFVDIEPDTFSLDPEAVAAAITPKTKGILPVHLYGHPARMRELEALAADRGVALYEDAAQAHGASLDGRPVGSFGDFAMFSLYPTKNMTSGEGGMVTTATDELARQVKLLRNQGMERQYENEVIGFNARMTDIHAAIGRVQLTKVDAWTKTRQANAAFLDANLEGVVVPPVADGAVHVYHQYTIRVPEDRDGFVAALKNEYNVGAGVYYPIPNHRLPSLTHFAPGLDLPETERAAREVASLPVHPSLTQDDLERIVAAVNAIAKAGA, from the coding sequence GTGAGCGAGTTCATTCCCCCCGCGAAGCCCATCATCGGCGACGAAGAGCGGGAGGCCGTCGACCGCGTCCTGCGCAGCGGCATGGTCGCTCAGGGCCCCGAGGTCGCCGCGTTCGAGCAGGAGTTCTCGGCGCATTTCGTGCCCGGGCGCCCCTCCGTCGCGGTGAACTCCGGCACCGCGGGCCTGCACCTCGGCCTGCTCGCGGCCGGCGTCGGTGCCGGTGACGAGGTCATCGTGCCGTCGTTCACCTTCGCGGCCACGGGGAACTCCGTCGCCCTCACCGGAGGTACGCCGGTCTTCGTCGACATCGAGCCCGACACGTTCTCGCTCGACCCCGAGGCGGTCGCGGCCGCGATCACGCCGAAGACCAAAGGCATCCTCCCCGTGCACCTGTACGGCCACCCGGCCCGCATGCGGGAGCTGGAGGCCCTCGCCGCTGACCGCGGGGTCGCGCTGTACGAGGACGCGGCGCAGGCTCACGGCGCCTCGCTCGACGGACGCCCGGTCGGCTCGTTCGGCGACTTCGCGATGTTCAGCCTCTACCCTACGAAGAACATGACGAGCGGCGAGGGGGGCATGGTCACCACGGCGACCGACGAGCTCGCCCGCCAGGTCAAGCTCCTGCGCAACCAGGGCATGGAGCGTCAGTACGAGAACGAGGTCATCGGCTTCAACGCCCGTATGACGGACATCCACGCTGCGATCGGACGCGTGCAGCTCACCAAGGTCGATGCCTGGACGAAGACCCGGCAGGCCAACGCCGCATTCCTCGACGCCAATCTCGAGGGCGTCGTCGTGCCTCCGGTCGCGGACGGCGCCGTGCACGTCTACCACCAGTACACGATCCGCGTACCCGAGGACCGCGACGGCTTCGTCGCCGCACTCAAGAACGAGTACAACGTCGGCGCCGGGGTGTACTACCCGATCCCGAACCACCGACTGCCGTCTCTGACGCACTTCGCCCCGGGTCTCGACCTGCCGGAGACCGAGCGCGCCGCCCGCGAGGTGGCCTCTCTGCCCGTCCACCCGTCCCTGACCCAGGATGATCTCGAACGCATCGTCGCGGCCGTCAACGCGATCGCGAAGGCGGGTGCCTGA
- a CDS encoding DapH/DapD/GlmU-related protein yields MTETSRVRIVESADVSPDAVIGDGSAVWHLAQVREGVRMGENCIVGRGAYIGTGVEMGDNCKVQNYALVYEPAKLGDGVFVGPAVVLTNDTYPRAINPDGSIKSAHDWEPVGVTIEKGASIGARATCVAPVTIGAWATVAAGAVVVKDVPAYALVVGVPARRIGWVGEAGIPLKPADDADIWVCPSTGDRYIESEGTLSKETV; encoded by the coding sequence GTGACTGAAACCTCTCGCGTGCGGATCGTCGAATCCGCAGATGTGTCCCCTGACGCCGTCATCGGCGACGGCTCCGCCGTCTGGCACCTTGCGCAGGTGCGCGAGGGCGTCCGGATGGGGGAGAACTGCATCGTCGGACGCGGCGCCTACATCGGCACCGGCGTCGAGATGGGCGACAACTGCAAGGTGCAGAATTACGCCCTCGTCTACGAACCCGCGAAGCTCGGCGACGGCGTGTTCGTCGGGCCCGCCGTGGTGCTCACCAACGACACCTACCCCCGGGCGATCAACCCCGACGGGTCGATCAAGAGCGCCCACGACTGGGAGCCGGTCGGCGTGACCATCGAGAAGGGTGCGTCCATCGGCGCCCGAGCGACGTGCGTCGCTCCGGTGACGATCGGCGCCTGGGCGACGGTCGCCGCCGGTGCGGTGGTCGTCAAGGATGTCCCGGCATACGCGCTCGTCGTCGGCGTGCCGGCGCGGCGCATCGGATGGGTCGGCGAAGCGGGGATCCCGCTGAAGCCCGCCGACGACGCGGACATCTGGGTCTGCCCGAGCACCGGCGACAGATACATCGAATCAGAAGGCACATTGAGCAAGGAGACCGTGTGA
- a CDS encoding glycosyltransferase — protein MPRRRRVVVATRLYTPEVTAASFRMDALVRALAPESDVVVLTTRPPQGMTISDEPGVTVRRARVLRDRTGAIRGYVQYLSFDIPLFFRLLRHRADVIVAEAPPTTGLVAALVSLLTGRVLVYYPGDVWTDAVASMEAPRPVIAVMRAVESFVLRRAASAIAVSPEVAERLGDIGGHPERVISVGNGIDTDLFSPDVSVPSVEVPYFVYTGTMSEWQQPEVFIRALAEITEADVHIRFFGQGSVEPELKVLAEEVAPGRVHFGGLVGPGESASWLRGAVAALVSIVPGIGYDFARPTKTYAAAAVGTPVLFAGAETGGEVVRAGGLGEAVGFDARDVASAMRRLLAEWTDGTTERARPARVAWAVDNASLRTVGARAADVVRGARRGSRRSAK, from the coding sequence ATGCCGAGGAGAAGACGGGTCGTCGTCGCGACGCGGCTGTACACGCCGGAAGTCACAGCCGCCAGCTTCCGGATGGACGCACTCGTCCGGGCTCTCGCACCCGAGTCCGACGTCGTGGTGCTCACGACGCGGCCTCCCCAGGGGATGACGATCTCCGACGAGCCGGGCGTCACCGTTCGGCGAGCCAGGGTCCTTCGTGATCGGACCGGAGCCATCCGCGGGTATGTGCAGTACCTCTCCTTCGACATTCCGTTGTTCTTCCGTCTGCTGCGGCATCGCGCAGATGTGATCGTCGCGGAGGCACCGCCCACGACCGGACTCGTCGCCGCGCTTGTCTCACTCCTCACCGGACGCGTCCTGGTGTACTACCCAGGCGATGTCTGGACCGACGCGGTGGCGTCCATGGAGGCGCCTCGACCGGTGATCGCGGTCATGCGCGCCGTCGAGAGCTTCGTCCTGCGACGCGCTGCGTCGGCCATCGCCGTGTCGCCGGAGGTCGCGGAACGACTGGGAGACATCGGCGGCCATCCCGAGAGGGTCATCAGTGTCGGCAATGGCATCGACACCGATCTGTTCTCCCCCGACGTATCGGTCCCGTCGGTGGAGGTCCCGTATTTCGTCTACACGGGGACCATGTCGGAGTGGCAGCAGCCCGAGGTGTTCATCCGTGCGCTGGCGGAGATCACCGAGGCCGACGTCCACATCCGGTTCTTCGGGCAGGGGTCCGTGGAACCCGAACTCAAGGTGCTCGCGGAGGAGGTCGCGCCGGGCCGGGTGCATTTCGGCGGACTCGTCGGACCCGGGGAATCCGCCTCGTGGCTCAGAGGGGCGGTGGCGGCGCTCGTGAGCATCGTGCCCGGCATCGGCTACGACTTCGCCCGGCCGACCAAGACGTATGCGGCCGCCGCGGTCGGCACGCCCGTCCTCTTCGCCGGCGCGGAAACCGGCGGAGAGGTCGTGCGCGCCGGCGGTCTCGGCGAAGCAGTCGGCTTCGACGCTCGCGATGTCGCCTCCGCGATGCGGCGACTGCTCGCCGAGTGGACGGACGGAACCACCGAGCGCGCGAGGCCGGCGCGTGTCGCCTGGGCCGTCGACAACGCGTCGTTACGCACAGTGGGCGCGCGGGCCGCGGACGTCGTTCGCGGCGCGCGTCGAGGTTCGCGGCGCAGCGCCAAGTAG
- a CDS encoding glycosyltransferase family 2 protein gives MSSSVPAPPSPDRSAWVVIPLYNEASVIGGVVESLKPFFAHIVCVDDGSRDGSAREAAKAGAMLVQHPVNLGQGAALQTGFDFALAHPECEYIVTFDADGQHRIEDAIGMLQLARDEDVAIVFGSRFLDDRTNPGWIKKVILKTAVWVTNLTTSLKLTDAHNGLRVIRRDAAAAIDLRQDRMAHATEIVLELGRTHLSWKEYPVELLYTDYSKAKGQSVLNSVNILVDLVVR, from the coding sequence ATGTCCTCGAGCGTCCCCGCGCCTCCCTCCCCCGACCGCAGCGCCTGGGTCGTCATCCCCCTCTACAACGAGGCGAGCGTGATCGGCGGCGTGGTGGAGAGCCTGAAGCCGTTCTTCGCGCACATCGTCTGCGTCGACGACGGCTCTCGTGACGGATCCGCCCGCGAGGCGGCGAAAGCGGGCGCCATGCTCGTGCAGCATCCGGTCAACCTGGGCCAGGGCGCGGCGCTGCAGACCGGATTCGACTTCGCACTCGCGCATCCCGAGTGCGAGTACATCGTCACCTTCGACGCCGACGGCCAGCACCGCATCGAGGATGCCATCGGCATGCTGCAGCTCGCACGCGACGAAGATGTCGCCATCGTGTTCGGATCCCGATTCCTCGACGACCGCACGAATCCCGGCTGGATCAAGAAGGTGATCCTCAAGACGGCCGTGTGGGTCACCAACCTCACCACCAGCCTCAAGCTCACCGACGCCCACAACGGACTCCGCGTCATCCGACGCGACGCCGCAGCGGCGATCGACCTCCGGCAGGACCGGATGGCGCATGCCACCGAGATCGTGCTGGAACTCGGCCGGACCCATCTCTCCTGGAAGGAGTATCCGGTGGAGCTCCTGTACACGGACTATTCGAAGGCGAAGGGCCAGAGCGTGCTCAACTCCGTCAACATCCTCGTCGACCTGGTGGTGAGGTAG
- a CDS encoding DUF2304 domain-containing protein — translation MWIQILLISAIVVLAVFMMRRTGADSHLAIRRLLMGLFVIAAVLSVLFPQWLSWLAQLVGVGRGTDLVLYALIVMFLAFVYSQYRRNVAQQRQLTLLARKIALLEASENEKHPTHNP, via the coding sequence ATGTGGATCCAGATCCTCCTGATCTCCGCCATCGTGGTGCTCGCGGTGTTCATGATGCGCCGGACGGGCGCAGACAGTCACCTCGCGATCCGTCGACTGCTCATGGGCCTGTTCGTGATCGCCGCAGTGCTCTCGGTGCTCTTCCCGCAATGGCTGAGCTGGCTCGCGCAGCTCGTCGGCGTCGGTCGCGGCACCGACCTCGTGCTCTACGCGCTGATCGTGATGTTCCTCGCGTTCGTGTACTCACAGTACCGCCGCAACGTCGCCCAGCAGCGGCAGCTCACGCTTCTCGCCCGCAAGATCGCCCTGCTCGAGGCGTCAGAGAACGAGAAGCACCCTACTCACAACCCGTGA
- a CDS encoding DUF6541 family protein, whose translation MSDWIGQIPALLVAAALLIVPGLPVGLCLRGVQGIVRVGVAIAVSLGVLAAASLLAPLLGMRWGLIPVAVVTVVIWVVAAALRFFDRRAVDAAPRAGRGAWIALAAAVVAWIGIVALGIGAPGNPSQLYDGLFHLNAVEFIAETGDASPLHMTMVVPGAATSFYPTLWHALVSLVVPAAGSIVAATNVTTVAVIALVWPVALACLTAVAFPSRPAATTWAPLVGLGFSVFPLGFLNWGVLYPNLLGTALIPIFLAVVLIAFAPALSWAGRTLRILVALAAAGAVALAHPSALLGAVVLLVPYLVWLAWRTARAGGTTTRVVVALSVILGAVALAVVWIVANVTTHEWLPTSSLGQALGEVAFLSPVGRSTGLLLGPLAAIGIWRVVKDRTWWILGSYAVSIFFFLMATWFPVESIRSVFVGVWYDDTTRVGALIAVWGLPLAALGASVVVEWIRGWWPAGRRGLVVAVVAIVAVAGATHLVGLRNDVGYMRSVSFQFSEASQGLSPDEVALFDEIDDELPDDAVVIGDPLTGAGLLFAFTGHDVVFPHVTGRYGDDASTLARYLVEGGPAVCDAIDRLGVTHALDFGDRVLFENHYTTFDGLHGLDDSSILTEVDRVGDAVLYEVTGCE comes from the coding sequence GTGAGCGACTGGATCGGCCAGATCCCTGCGCTGCTCGTCGCGGCCGCTCTTCTGATCGTCCCGGGGCTGCCCGTCGGACTCTGCCTTCGCGGCGTGCAGGGAATCGTGCGTGTCGGTGTGGCGATCGCCGTCTCCCTCGGCGTGCTCGCCGCCGCATCTCTCCTCGCACCGCTGCTGGGGATGCGCTGGGGACTGATTCCCGTAGCCGTGGTCACCGTCGTCATCTGGGTCGTCGCCGCGGCGCTCCGGTTCTTCGACCGGCGCGCGGTCGACGCCGCGCCCCGTGCGGGGAGGGGCGCATGGATCGCGCTCGCCGCGGCCGTTGTCGCCTGGATCGGCATCGTCGCCTTGGGCATCGGGGCTCCCGGCAACCCCTCCCAGCTCTATGACGGCCTGTTCCATCTGAACGCCGTCGAGTTCATCGCTGAGACCGGCGACGCCTCCCCGCTGCACATGACGATGGTGGTGCCCGGCGCCGCGACGTCGTTCTATCCCACCCTCTGGCACGCGCTGGTCAGTCTCGTCGTGCCGGCCGCGGGCAGCATCGTCGCGGCGACCAACGTGACCACCGTCGCGGTGATCGCGCTGGTGTGGCCCGTCGCCCTCGCCTGCCTGACCGCCGTGGCGTTCCCGTCCCGCCCGGCTGCCACCACGTGGGCTCCGCTCGTGGGTCTGGGCTTCAGCGTCTTCCCCCTCGGCTTCCTCAACTGGGGCGTCCTCTATCCCAACCTGCTCGGCACCGCGCTGATCCCGATCTTCCTCGCGGTCGTCCTGATCGCCTTCGCGCCGGCGCTCTCGTGGGCGGGGAGGACGCTGCGCATCCTCGTCGCCCTCGCGGCCGCGGGTGCGGTCGCCCTCGCGCATCCCTCCGCACTTCTCGGCGCGGTGGTGCTGCTCGTGCCCTACCTCGTCTGGTTGGCGTGGCGCACAGCTCGCGCGGGCGGAACCACGACACGGGTCGTCGTCGCACTCTCGGTGATTCTGGGGGCGGTCGCACTCGCCGTGGTCTGGATCGTGGCCAATGTGACGACGCACGAGTGGCTTCCCACCTCCTCTCTGGGGCAGGCTCTCGGCGAGGTCGCATTCCTCAGCCCGGTCGGCAGGTCGACGGGGCTCCTGCTCGGGCCGCTGGCGGCGATCGGTATCTGGCGCGTGGTGAAGGACCGGACGTGGTGGATCCTCGGGTCCTACGCCGTGAGCATCTTCTTCTTCCTGATGGCGACCTGGTTCCCGGTCGAATCGATCCGCAGTGTCTTCGTCGGCGTCTGGTACGACGACACGACCCGCGTCGGAGCGCTCATCGCGGTGTGGGGACTGCCGCTCGCCGCGCTCGGCGCGTCCGTCGTCGTCGAATGGATCCGAGGCTGGTGGCCGGCAGGACGCAGGGGCCTCGTGGTCGCCGTCGTCGCGATCGTCGCCGTCGCAGGGGCGACCCACCTCGTGGGACTTCGCAACGACGTGGGCTACATGCGCAGCGTGAGCTTCCAGTTCAGCGAGGCGTCGCAGGGGCTCTCACCCGACGAAGTGGCGCTGTTCGACGAGATCGACGACGAGTTGCCCGACGACGCCGTCGTGATCGGCGACCCGCTGACCGGAGCCGGCCTGTTGTTCGCATTCACCGGGCACGACGTGGTCTTCCCTCACGTGACCGGGCGCTACGGCGATGACGCGTCGACCCTGGCCAGGTACCTGGTGGAGGGCGGGCCCGCCGTGTGCGACGCGATCGACAGACTCGGCGTGACGCACGCCCTCGACTTCGGCGACCGTGTGCTGTTCGAGAACCACTACACGACCTTCGACGGCCTGCACGGCCTCGACGACTCCTCGATCCTCACGGAGGTCGACCGCGTCGGCGATGCCGTCCTCTACGAGGTCACGGGTTGTGAGTAG
- a CDS encoding ABC transporter ATP-binding protein yields the protein MSEQTAIRPSIIIDDVRKRFTLNHAFSLKDTVVAWIKRQKLTSQFEALKGVDLVIGEGESVAILGLNGSGKSTLLKLVSGVMEPDEGQVLTRGRVAGLIEVGAGFHPELSGRENVFLNAAILGMKRHEIEARYDEIVAFSEIEQFIDQEVKHYSSGMFMRLAFSVAIHVELDVLLVDEILSVGDAPFREKCRLKFEELIAAGKTLVVVSHDMEMVRELCTRGIVINKGEVVYDGEVEGAIALVDA from the coding sequence ATGAGTGAACAGACGGCGATCAGGCCGAGCATCATCATCGACGACGTGCGCAAGCGGTTCACGCTCAACCACGCGTTCTCCCTCAAGGACACCGTCGTCGCCTGGATCAAGCGGCAGAAGCTCACCAGCCAGTTCGAAGCGCTGAAAGGCGTGGACCTCGTCATCGGCGAGGGGGAGTCCGTCGCCATCCTCGGGCTCAACGGATCGGGCAAGTCCACACTTCTCAAGCTGGTGTCCGGCGTCATGGAGCCCGATGAGGGACAGGTCCTGACCCGCGGTCGGGTCGCCGGTCTCATCGAGGTCGGCGCGGGCTTCCATCCCGAACTCTCCGGACGCGAGAACGTCTTCCTCAACGCTGCGATCCTGGGCATGAAAAGGCACGAGATCGAGGCGCGCTACGACGAGATCGTGGCGTTCAGCGAGATCGAGCAGTTCATCGACCAGGAGGTCAAGCACTACTCCTCCGGGATGTTCATGCGGCTGGCGTTCTCGGTCGCGATCCACGTCGAGCTCGACGTGCTCCTCGTCGACGAGATCCTCTCCGTCGGCGATGCGCCGTTCCGGGAGAAGTGCCGACTCAAGTTCGAAGAGCTCATCGCCGCGGGCAAGACGCTCGTCGTCGTCAGCCACGACATGGAGATGGTCCGTGAGCTGTGTACTCGCGGCATCGTGATCAACAAAGGCGAGGTCGTCTACGACGGTGAGGTCGAGGGCGCCATCGCCCTGGTGGACGCGTGA